Proteins from a single region of Callithrix jacchus isolate 240 chromosome 12, calJac240_pri, whole genome shotgun sequence:
- the TMEM72 gene encoding transmembrane protein 72 isoform X2, producing MKLQVFWTGLEYTCRLLGITTAAVLIGVGTETFLRGQFKSLAFYLLFTGAAVSICEGSYFVAQLMAICFQCQPGSLADRAREKAHWLGCFQKFLAYLLLSVACFLHPVLVWHVTIPGSMLIITGLAYFLLSKRKKKKAAPEVLASPEQYTDPSSSAVSTTGSGDTEQTYTFHGALKEGPSSLFIHMKSILKGTKKSSALQPPNTLMELSLEPADSLAKKKQVHFEDNVVRIVPSLAEGLDDEDSEPEETTSDTTPIIPPPQAPLFLSSLTATGLF from the exons ATGAAGCTCCAGGTGTTCTGGACTGGGCTGGAATACACCTGCCGGCTCCTGGGCATCACCACTGCTGCAG TGTTAATCGGCGTGGGCACTGAGACCTTCCTCCGGGGACAGTTCAAAAGCCTGGCTTTCTATCTGCT GTTTACAGGAGCCGCTGTCTCCATATGTGAAGGGTCCTACTTTGTGGCTCAGCTGATGGCCATCTGCTTCCA GTGTCAACCAGGGTCCCTGgcagacagagcaagagagaaggCCCACTGGCTGGGCTGCTTCCAGAAGTTCCTGGCCTACCTGCTGCTGTCGGTGGCCTGCTTCCTGCACCCGGTCCTGGTCTGGCACGTGACCATCCCAG GCtccatgctcatcatcaccggccTGGCCTACTTCCTTCTgagcaagaggaagaagaagaaagctgcCCCCGAGGTGCTGGCCTCCCCAGAGCAGTACACAGACCCCTCCAGCAGCGCCGTGAGCACCACCGGctctggggacacagagcaaacCTACACCTTCCATGGAGCCCTCAAGGAGGGGCCCAGCTCCCTCTTCATCCACATGAAGAGCATCCTGAAGGGGACCAAGAAGTccagtgccctccagcctccCAACACCCTGATGGAGTTGAGCCTGGAGCCAGCTGACTCCCTGGCCAAGAAGAAGCAGGTGCACTTTGAAGACAACGTGGTCCGCATCGTCCCCTCCCTCGCCGAAGGTCTGGATGATGAGGACAGTGAGCCAGAGGAGACCACCTCGGACACAACACCCATCATCCCCCCTCCCCAGGCCCCACTCTTCCTGTCATCTCTTACAGCCACCGGCCTGTTCTGA
- the TMEM72 gene encoding transmembrane protein 72 isoform X3, which yields MAICFQCQPGSLADRAREKAHWLGCFQKFLAYLLLSVACFLHPVLVWHVTIPGSMLIITGLAYFLLSKRKKKKAAPEVLASPEQYTDPSSSAVSTTGSGDTEQTYTFHGALKEGPSSLFIHMKSILKGTKKSSALQPPNTLMELSLEPADSLAKKKQVHFEDNVVRIVPSLAEGLDDEDSEPEETTSDTTPIIPPPQAPLFLSSLTATGLF from the exons ATGGCCATCTGCTTCCA GTGTCAACCAGGGTCCCTGgcagacagagcaagagagaaggCCCACTGGCTGGGCTGCTTCCAGAAGTTCCTGGCCTACCTGCTGCTGTCGGTGGCCTGCTTCCTGCACCCGGTCCTGGTCTGGCACGTGACCATCCCAG GCtccatgctcatcatcaccggccTGGCCTACTTCCTTCTgagcaagaggaagaagaagaaagctgcCCCCGAGGTGCTGGCCTCCCCAGAGCAGTACACAGACCCCTCCAGCAGCGCCGTGAGCACCACCGGctctggggacacagagcaaacCTACACCTTCCATGGAGCCCTCAAGGAGGGGCCCAGCTCCCTCTTCATCCACATGAAGAGCATCCTGAAGGGGACCAAGAAGTccagtgccctccagcctccCAACACCCTGATGGAGTTGAGCCTGGAGCCAGCTGACTCCCTGGCCAAGAAGAAGCAGGTGCACTTTGAAGACAACGTGGTCCGCATCGTCCCCTCCCTCGCCGAAGGTCTGGATGATGAGGACAGTGAGCCAGAGGAGACCACCTCGGACACAACACCCATCATCCCCCCTCCCCAGGCCCCACTCTTCCTGTCATCTCTTACAGCCACCGGCCTGTTCTGA
- the TMEM72 gene encoding transmembrane protein 72 isoform X1, whose protein sequence is MCRSLNQQPQPPTCTRAARSISWSGPLLPDLPGLCPHPQHHEAPGVLDWAGIHLPAPGHHHCCRFTGAAVSICEGSYFVAQLMAICFQCQPGSLADRAREKAHWLGCFQKFLAYLLLSVACFLHPVLVWHVTIPGSMLIITGLAYFLLSKRKKKKAAPEVLASPEQYTDPSSSAVSTTGSGDTEQTYTFHGALKEGPSSLFIHMKSILKGTKKSSALQPPNTLMELSLEPADSLAKKKQVHFEDNVVRIVPSLAEGLDDEDSEPEETTSDTTPIIPPPQAPLFLSSLTATGLF, encoded by the exons ATGTGCAGGAGCCTGAaccagcagccccagcctcctaCTTGCACAAGGGCGGCCCGGAGCATCTCATGGTCGGGGCCTTTGCTGCCTGACCTGCCAGGACTTTGTCCTCACCCCCAGCACCATGAAGCTCCAGGTGTTCTGGACTGGGCTGGAATACACCTGCCGGCTCCTGGGCATCACCACTGCTGCAG GTTTACAGGAGCCGCTGTCTCCATATGTGAAGGGTCCTACTTTGTGGCTCAGCTGATGGCCATCTGCTTCCA GTGTCAACCAGGGTCCCTGgcagacagagcaagagagaaggCCCACTGGCTGGGCTGCTTCCAGAAGTTCCTGGCCTACCTGCTGCTGTCGGTGGCCTGCTTCCTGCACCCGGTCCTGGTCTGGCACGTGACCATCCCAG GCtccatgctcatcatcaccggccTGGCCTACTTCCTTCTgagcaagaggaagaagaagaaagctgcCCCCGAGGTGCTGGCCTCCCCAGAGCAGTACACAGACCCCTCCAGCAGCGCCGTGAGCACCACCGGctctggggacacagagcaaacCTACACCTTCCATGGAGCCCTCAAGGAGGGGCCCAGCTCCCTCTTCATCCACATGAAGAGCATCCTGAAGGGGACCAAGAAGTccagtgccctccagcctccCAACACCCTGATGGAGTTGAGCCTGGAGCCAGCTGACTCCCTGGCCAAGAAGAAGCAGGTGCACTTTGAAGACAACGTGGTCCGCATCGTCCCCTCCCTCGCCGAAGGTCTGGATGATGAGGACAGTGAGCCAGAGGAGACCACCTCGGACACAACACCCATCATCCCCCCTCCCCAGGCCCCACTCTTCCTGTCATCTCTTACAGCCACCGGCCTGTTCTGA